From one Desulfuribacillus stibiiarsenatis genomic stretch:
- a CDS encoding EAL domain-containing protein, with translation MFSNLYHCFQPIRRINNLEIFGWEALLRGPDSPTKLFMEAEKNGMSIVLDMLSQTQALKTMNENNFRGKRFINCNLCTFTNDKSLLNRLHELPQKESIVIEITEGQRFYECDRSKIRYTIKELKRIGVKIAIDDFGSGYSNLFLIDYLEPDYIKTDRSLITNIMDKGKQFTLMKAIAKLGREMNVIIIAEGIENEIQKELLLDCGIELGQGWLFDPPIERNNTKEFK, from the coding sequence TTGTTCAGCAATTTATACCATTGTTTTCAGCCTATACGTAGAATTAATAATCTAGAGATTTTCGGATGGGAGGCACTTTTGCGGGGACCCGATTCACCAACGAAACTATTTATGGAAGCTGAGAAAAATGGGATGTCAATAGTTTTGGACATGCTGTCTCAAACACAAGCACTTAAAACAATGAATGAGAATAATTTCAGGGGTAAGAGGTTCATTAATTGTAATTTATGTACATTTACTAATGATAAAAGTTTATTAAATAGACTGCATGAATTACCACAAAAGGAAAGCATTGTAATTGAAATCACTGAGGGACAGAGATTTTATGAATGTGATAGGTCGAAAATCAGATACACAATAAAAGAACTTAAAAGAATAGGAGTCAAAATTGCAATTGATGATTTTGGTTCTGGGTACTCCAATCTCTTTTTAATTGATTATTTGGAACCGGATTATATAAAAACAGATCGATCTCTTATAACAAATATTATGGACAAGGGAAAGCAATTTACACTAATGAAAGCAATCGCTAAACTAGGCAGAGAAATGAATGTGATTATTATCGCTGAAGGGATTGAAAATGAGATACAAAAAGAATTATTACTAGATTGTGGGATTGAATTAGGTCAAGGCTGGTTGTTTGATCCACCAATCGAAAGAAATAACACAAAAGAATTTAAGTAA